GCAGGTCGACATGCTCTGGGAGCTGATCAAGGAGCAGCCGGAGCTGGGACGCAGCGAGCGCCAGGTGGCCCGCCTGGTCGACCGGCTGCTGCCGGAGCTCGAGCAGGTGCAGAACTTCGTCTGGCGCCGGCACCTGGCGGCGTACGCGGGCCGGGCGTTCGCGGCGCCGGACGAGAACCTGGAGGCGCGCACCGAAGTGGTCGGGTTCGTCGACATGGTCGGCTACACGCGCCTGACCCGCCAGATCGACGAGGAGGAGCTGAGCCGGGTGCTCGACGCGTTCGAGCTGCTCGCGGCGGAGACGATCGCCGAGCACCACGGCCGCGTGGTGAAGATGATCGGCGACGAGGTCCTGTTCGTGGCGGACGCGGCGGTCGACGCGGCGGAGATCGCCCTGGCACTGACGGAGCGGACGTCGGCGGACGAGAGCCTCCCCGCGGTCCGCGCGGGGATGGCTTCGGGCCGGATCTTGTCGCGCTTCGGCGACGTGTACGGATCGGTGGTCAACCTGGCGGCCCGCCTGACGTCGGTGGCCCGCCCGGGCACGATCCTGGTGGACCGGGAGCTGGCTTCGCAGCTTTCGGAGGAGAAGGCGTACGAGCTGCGGCCGCGTCGACCGGTGACGGTCCGCGGCTACAACCGCCTCCGCCCGGCGGCGCTGCGGCGGGCCGCCGAGGCGCCGGCGGGGATGTTCGCGAGCTCGCAGCAGCTGGCGGCGGAGATGCTGGGTCTCACGGACCCGGCTGCCGGGCCGGCCGCCGAGGAGGAGGCCGAGGCGCGCCCCCGTCGCCGGCGGCGAGGGCGCATCCGCTGACCAGGCGTCAGGCGTCGAAGTCGACCGTGATCGTCTCCGAGACCGGGTAGGACTGGCACGTCAGCACGAAGCCCGCCTCGACCTCGGCCTCCTCCAACGCGAAGTTGCGCCGCAGATCGACCTTGCCGTCCGTCACCCGGGCCCGGCACGTGCCGCACACCCCGCCCTTGCAGGCGAACGGCAGGTCCGGCCGGAAACGCTGGGCGCCGTCCAGCACCGAGGAAGACCGCGGCAGCGTCATCGTGCTCGCGCGGCCGTCCAGGACCACCTTCACCTCGGACGACTCCCCCGCGACCGACGGGTCCTCGTGCGTCACCGGCGCAGGCGGCGTGTCGACGTAGAACAGCTCCTGGTGGATCCGCGCGCGGGGCACCTCCAGGGACGCCAGCAGCTCCTGCGCGCCCGTCACCATCTCGAACGGCCCGCACAGCCACCAGTGGTCCACCGAGGACACCGGGATCAGCGTGTCGAACAGCGTCCGCAGCTTCGGCACGTCCAGGCGCCCGGTGAACAGCTCCGCCTCGCGCGGCTCGCGCGACAGCACGTGGATCAGCTCCAGCCGCGACGGCGCCCGGTCCTTCAGGTCCGCCAGCTCGTCCGCGAACATCACCGTGTCCGTTCGGCGGTTTCCGTACAGCACCGTCACCGTCGCGTCCGGTGTCGCCAGCAGCGACGACACGATCGACAGCACCGGCGTGATGCCCGAACCCGCCGCGATCAGGACGTGGTGGCCGCCTTCCGACAGGTCCGGGGTGAACGACCCGGTGGGCGTGGCCACCTCGATCGTGTCCCCCGGGCGGACCTCGTTCACCAGCCAGGACGAGAACAGGCCGTCCGGGACCAGGCGGACGCCCACCCGGGGCGCCGTGCCCGCCGCCGCGCAGATCGAGTACGACCGGCGCTCGTCCCGGCCCGCCACCGACCGGCGCAGCGTCAGCGACTGACCCGGCTTGAACGCGAACTCGGCGGACAAGGGAGCGGGCACGTCGAACGTCACCGCGACCGCGTCCTCGCACAACCGCGTGACGCCCGCGACCTTCAGGGGGTGAAACGCCACCTCAGATCTCCTTGACCTGTTCGAACGGTTCGGCACACGCACGGCAGCGCCGCAGCGCCTTGCACGCCGTCGCGCCGAAGCGGGACTGCTCCTCCGTGTCCGTGGAACCGCAGTGGGGGCAAGAAACCCGGGAAACCGGCGCCGTCAGCGTCAGCGGGATCGGCCCCGACCGCCGCGGTGCCGCGCCCGGCGGGGCGATCCCGGCCGAGGCCAGCTTCCGGCGCCCCGAAGCCGAAATCCAGTCCGACGACCAGGCCGGTGACAGCTGCGTCCGGATCTCGACGTCGGCGAAGCCCGCCGAAACCAGCGCGTGCTCCAGGTCGTCGCGCATGGTGTCCATCGCCGGGCAGCCGGTGTACGTCGGCGTGATCGCGACGACCACGCGCCCGCCTTCTTCGGACACCGAACGCAGCACGCCCAGGTCCGCGAGCGTCAGCATCGGCAGCTCGGGGTCGGTGACCGTGGCCGCGACGGCCGCCGCGGTCACCACTTCGCGTCCGGCATCGCCCGGGCGACGCTCTGCAGCTCCGCCAGCAGGAACCCCATCTGCTCGGTGTGCACGCCGTCGCGGCCGGTCCGCCCGGAAACCCCGGCGAGCTCCCCCGAAGACGGCCGCACCAGCGTCGCCGCCGCCAGGGCCTGGTCCAGCACCGCGTCGAACTCCGGCCGCAGCGAGGCCGCGTCCACCAGCTCCACCGGGTGCGTGCGGAACAGCTCCCCCACGTACGGCCAGACCGCGTCGAGCCCCTCCTGCATCCGCTCGTGCGACACCGGCGTCCCGTCGCCCAGGCGGACCAGCCACTGCGCCGCGTAGTCGCGGTGGTAGGTCACCTCCTTGACGCCCTTGTCCGCGATCGCGGCCAGCACCGGGTCCACCGCCGGCACGAGCCGCTGCAGCAGCGCGAGGCGCCACGTCGAGAACACGAACAGCCGGGCGATCAGGTGCCCGAAGTGACCGCCGCCCAGCTCGGCGAGCCGGACGTTGCGGAACTCGTTCTCGGCGCGGAAGAACGCGAACGAATCCTCCGAGCGCGAAGAGCCGTCGGCCTTGCCGGCGCGCGCGAGCAGCAGCCGCGCCTGGCCGAGCAGGTCGAGGCCGATGTTCGCGATCGCGACCTCGTCCTCCAGCTCGGGCGCGTGGGTGCACCACTCCTGCAGCCGGTGGGAGAAGACCAGCGCGTCGTCGCCCAGCATCAGGCAGTACGCCGCCAGCCGGTCACCGTCCACACCGGACGGCACGGACGTGTCCACTCCGGACAGCGGGTCCTCGAAGCCGGTGCCGAACGCCCAGCGCGTGTCGTTCTCCTCGGTCAGCGACTCGTACACGTTGTCGAAACTCATATGTGCGGCACCTCCTCGGGGATGTCGTAGAACGTCGGGTGCCGGTAGACCTTGTCGCCGCTCGGCGCGAAGAACGGGTCCTTCTCGTCCGGCGACGACGCGGTGATGTCCGAAGCCCGCACGACCCAGATCGACACGCCTTCGTTGCGGCGGGTGTAGAGGTCGCGCGCGTGGTGCAGCGCCATCTGGTCGTCGGCCGCGTGCAGCGACCCGACGTGCACGTGGTTCAGCCCGCGCTTGCCGCGGACGAACACCTCGTACAGCGGCCAGTCGTGCTTGACCGGGCCGGGAGCGGCGGGAACGCCCTCCAGCGGGACGGCCCCGTGGCCGCCTTCGGCAGTCAGGTCGCTCACTTCCGCTCCTCCTTCTTGGCCGCGTGCGCCACCGCGGCTTCGCGGACCCAGGCACCTTCTTCGTGCGCGCGGCGCCGGTGCGCGATCCGCGAAGCGTTGCACGGGCCGTTGCCCTTCAGCACGTTCTTGAACTCGTCCCAGTCCACCGCGCCGAAGTCGTAGTGCTCCCGCGAGGCGTTCCACTTGAGGTCGGGATCGGGGAACGTGACGCCGAGGGCGGCGGCCTGCGGCACGGACATGTCGACGAAGCGCTGCCGCAGCTCGTCGTTGGTGTGGCGCTTGACCTTCCACGCCATCGACTGCGCGGTGTTCGGCGAGTCGGCGTCCGGCGGGCCGAACATCATCAACGACGGCCACCACCAGCGGTTCACGGCCTCCTGGACCATCTCCCGCTGCTGCTCGGTGCCCTTCATCATCGTCATCAGCAGCTCGAACCCCTGCCGCTGGTGGAAGGACTCCTCCTTGCAGATGCGGATCATCGCCCGCGCGTACGGCCCGTAGGACGACCGGCAGAGCGGCACCTGGTTGCAGATCGCCGCGCCGTCGACCAGCCAGCCGATCACGCCGACGTCGGCGAAGGTCAGCGTCGGGTAGTTGAAGATCGACGAGTACTTCTGCTTGCCGTTGATGAGCTTGTCGGTCAGGTCCGCGCGGTCGGCGCCCAGCGTCGCCGCCGCCGAGTACAGGTAGAGGCCGTGGCCGGCTTCGTCCTGCACCTTCGCCAGCAGGATCGCCTTGCGCCGCAACGACGGCGCCCGCGTGATCCAGTTGCCCTCGGGCTGCATCCCGATGATCTCCGAATGCGCGTGCTGCGCGATCTGCCGGATCATCGTCTTGCGGTAACCCTCGGGCACCCAGTCGCGCGGCTCGATCCGCTGGTCGCGCTCGATGGTGTGCTCGAAGTGTTCCTCAAGCGAAGCCACAGCTGTCACGGCTGCTCCTTCGAAACCAGGGTCAGGACGTCGTACTTGGCCACGGACTCGCCGTCGGCGTTGGTGACGTCGGCGTCCCAGCGGACCTCGCCGTACTCCTGGTCGATCCGCGGGGTGATCTGCTTGGCGGTGAGCGTCACCGTCAGCGAGTCGCCGACCTTGACCGGGGTGAGGAACCGCAGGTTCTCCAGGCCGTAGTTGGCCAGCACCGGACCCGGCTCGGGCGAGACGAACAACCCTGCCGCAAACGAGACGACCAGGTAGCCGTGCGCGACGATGCCGCCGAACAACGGGTTCGCGGCCGCCGCCTCCGGGTCGGTGTGGGCGTAGAACGTGTCGCCGGTGAACTCGGCGAAGTGGTCGACGTCCTCCTGCGTGACCGTCCGCGGCCCGGCGACGACGGAGTCGCCGATCTTCAGTTCGGCCAGGGACTTCCGGAACGGGTGAACGTCGCCTTCGGTGCGCGGCGCGCCGGTCACCCAGCGGCCGGTCACAGAGGAAAGAACGGCCGGCGAGCCCTGCACCGCCGTGCGCTGCATGTGGTGCAGGACGCCGCGGATACCGCCCATCTCCTCGCCGCCACCCGCGCGGCCCGGTCCGCCGTGGACCAGCTGCGGCATCGGCGAGCCGTGGCCGGTGGACTCCTTCGCGTCGTCGGCGTCCAGCACCAGCAGGCGGCCGTGGTACGGCGCCGCGCCGAGAACGACGTCGCGCACGAACTCCTTGTCGGCCGAGACCACGGACCCGGCGAGGCTGCCGCCGCCGCGAGCGGCGAACTCGACGACCTGCTCGGTGGACGTGTAGGGCATGAGCGTCGAGACCGGGCCGAACGCCTCGACCTCGTGCGGCTCCGACCGCTCCGGGTCCGCCTTGAGCAGCACCGGCGAGATGAAGGCGCCGCGCTCGGCGTCGGCGTCGACGACCTCGACGTTCTCGGGGTCGCCGAACACGACGCTCCCGGCGTCCAGCAGCGCCTTCAGCGACCGCCGGACCTCCTCGCGCTGCTCCAGGCTGGCCAGCGCGCCCATCCGGACGCCCTCCGCAGCCGGGTTGCCGACGGTCACCTTCGCGAGCCGCTCGGCCGCGGCGGCAGCGACGTCGTCGAGGAGCGAGGCCGGGACGAACGCGCGGCGGATCGCCGTGCACTTCTGGCCCGCCTTGACGGTCATCTCGGTGGTCAGCTGCTTGACGAACAGGTCGAACTCGGTGGTGCCCTTGACCGCGTCCGGGCCGAGGATCGAGCAGTTCAGCGAGTCGGCCTCGGCGTTGAACCGGACGGCGTTGCGGATGATCGCCGGGTGCGCCCGCAGCTTCTGCGCGGTGGACGCCGAGCCGGTGAACGACACGAGGTCCTGCGCGGTCACGTGGTCCAGGAGGTCGCCGACGCTGCCGGCGACGAACTGCAGCGAGCCCTCGGGCAGGATCCCCGACTCGATGATCAGCTCGACCAGCCGCGCGGTCAGGTAGGCCGTCGAGCTGGCCGGCTTCACCAGGCTCGGCACCCCGGCCAGGAACGCGGGCGCGAACTTCTCCAGCGGCCCCCACACCGGGAAGTTGAACGCGTTGATCTGGATGGCGACGCCCCGCAGCGGGGTCGCGATGTGCTGGGCGACGAACGTCCCCCCGCGCGAAAGCGGCTCGACGTTGCCCTCGACGTAGACGGTGTCGTTCGGCAGCTCGCGCTTGCCCTTCGAGGCGTAGCTGAACAGCACGCCGATGCCGCCGTCGATGTCGAACTTGGAGTCACCGAGCGTGGCGCCGGTGCGCGCGGAGAGTGCGTACAGCTCCTCGCGGTGCTCGCGCAGGTGCGAGGCCAGCGCCTTCAGCAGGGCCGCGCGCTGGTGGAACGTCAGCTCCCGCAGCGCCGGGCCGCCCACCCGGCGGCCGTACTCCAGCGCACCCGCGAAGTCGACGCCCTTCGACGAGATCCGGGCGACCTCCTCGCCCGTGGCCGCGTCGTGCAGCGGGACGCCCTCGTCCGCCGCCGTGTGCCACTCCCCGGAGACGTAGCTGCGCAGCACTGCCATCAGGTCCCGACCTCCACCGAATTACCTACCGGACGTTCAGTTATTTGCATGGTAACCGCCGGGCTCCGGGATCGGAAGGGGTGACGCTTGACACCGGCGGTGCCACTGCCTTTACTGAGCGGCACCGCCAGGTGACCGTCCATTCGGTAGGTCAGGCACGGAGGACGAATGACCAACGCCGCGCACACCATGTTCGCCGCCGACGAGGCGTCGCGCGCGCTGGGCATCGAGCTGGCCGA
This genomic window from Amycolatopsis mongoliensis contains:
- the paaB gene encoding 1,2-phenylacetyl-CoA epoxidase subunit PaaB, giving the protein MEGVPAAPGPVKHDWPLYEVFVRGKRGLNHVHVGSLHAADDQMALHHARDLYTRRNEGVSIWVVRASDITASSPDEKDPFFAPSGDKVYRHPTFYDIPEEVPHI
- the paaA gene encoding 1,2-phenylacetyl-CoA epoxidase subunit PaaA, which encodes MTAVASLEEHFEHTIERDQRIEPRDWVPEGYRKTMIRQIAQHAHSEIIGMQPEGNWITRAPSLRRKAILLAKVQDEAGHGLYLYSAAATLGADRADLTDKLINGKQKYSSIFNYPTLTFADVGVIGWLVDGAAICNQVPLCRSSYGPYARAMIRICKEESFHQRQGFELLMTMMKGTEQQREMVQEAVNRWWWPSLMMFGPPDADSPNTAQSMAWKVKRHTNDELRQRFVDMSVPQAAALGVTFPDPDLKWNASREHYDFGAVDWDEFKNVLKGNGPCNASRIAHRRRAHEEGAWVREAAVAHAAKKEERK
- a CDS encoding adenylate/guanylate cyclase domain-containing protein → MTDSSEELQQRLERVLLGGRRKYTRLEVAEKAGVPEERSRRLWRALGFATVGDDEVVFTDADVEAMRTADQLVQSGLIDPSIEVSVTRALGQHLSRLAEWQVDMLWELIKEQPELGRSERQVARLVDRLLPELEQVQNFVWRRHLAAYAGRAFAAPDENLEARTEVVGFVDMVGYTRLTRQIDEEELSRVLDAFELLAAETIAEHHGRVVKMIGDEVLFVADAAVDAAEIALALTERTSADESLPAVRAGMASGRILSRFGDVYGSVVNLAARLTSVARPGTILVDRELASQLSEEKAYELRPRRPVTVRGYNRLRPAALRRAAEAPAGMFASSQQLAAEMLGLTDPAAGPAAEEEAEARPRRRRRGRIR
- the paaE gene encoding 1,2-phenylacetyl-CoA epoxidase subunit PaaE; its protein translation is MAFHPLKVAGVTRLCEDAVAVTFDVPAPLSAEFAFKPGQSLTLRRSVAGRDERRSYSICAAAGTAPRVGVRLVPDGLFSSWLVNEVRPGDTIEVATPTGSFTPDLSEGGHHVLIAAGSGITPVLSIVSSLLATPDATVTVLYGNRRTDTVMFADELADLKDRAPSRLELIHVLSREPREAELFTGRLDVPKLRTLFDTLIPVSSVDHWWLCGPFEMVTGAQELLASLEVPRARIHQELFYVDTPPAPVTHEDPSVAGESSEVKVVLDGRASTMTLPRSSSVLDGAQRFRPDLPFACKGGVCGTCRARVTDGKVDLRRNFALEEAEVEAGFVLTCQSYPVSETITVDFDA
- the paaZ gene encoding phenylacetic acid degradation bifunctional protein PaaZ gives rise to the protein MAVLRSYVSGEWHTAADEGVPLHDAATGEEVARISSKGVDFAGALEYGRRVGGPALRELTFHQRAALLKALASHLREHREELYALSARTGATLGDSKFDIDGGIGVLFSYASKGKRELPNDTVYVEGNVEPLSRGGTFVAQHIATPLRGVAIQINAFNFPVWGPLEKFAPAFLAGVPSLVKPASSTAYLTARLVELIIESGILPEGSLQFVAGSVGDLLDHVTAQDLVSFTGSASTAQKLRAHPAIIRNAVRFNAEADSLNCSILGPDAVKGTTEFDLFVKQLTTEMTVKAGQKCTAIRRAFVPASLLDDVAAAAAERLAKVTVGNPAAEGVRMGALASLEQREEVRRSLKALLDAGSVVFGDPENVEVVDADAERGAFISPVLLKADPERSEPHEVEAFGPVSTLMPYTSTEQVVEFAARGGGSLAGSVVSADKEFVRDVVLGAAPYHGRLLVLDADDAKESTGHGSPMPQLVHGGPGRAGGGEEMGGIRGVLHHMQRTAVQGSPAVLSSVTGRWVTGAPRTEGDVHPFRKSLAELKIGDSVVAGPRTVTQEDVDHFAEFTGDTFYAHTDPEAAAANPLFGGIVAHGYLVVSFAAGLFVSPEPGPVLANYGLENLRFLTPVKVGDSLTVTLTAKQITPRIDQEYGEVRWDADVTNADGESVAKYDVLTLVSKEQP
- the paaD gene encoding 1,2-phenylacetyl-CoA epoxidase subunit PaaD, which translates into the protein MVTAAAVAATVTDPELPMLTLADLGVLRSVSEEGGRVVVAITPTYTGCPAMDTMRDDLEHALVSAGFADVEIRTQLSPAWSSDWISASGRRKLASAGIAPPGAAPRRSGPIPLTLTAPVSRVSCPHCGSTDTEEQSRFGATACKALRRCRACAEPFEQVKEI
- the paaC gene encoding 1,2-phenylacetyl-CoA epoxidase subunit PaaC yields the protein MSFDNVYESLTEENDTRWAFGTGFEDPLSGVDTSVPSGVDGDRLAAYCLMLGDDALVFSHRLQEWCTHAPELEDEVAIANIGLDLLGQARLLLARAGKADGSSRSEDSFAFFRAENEFRNVRLAELGGGHFGHLIARLFVFSTWRLALLQRLVPAVDPVLAAIADKGVKEVTYHRDYAAQWLVRLGDGTPVSHERMQEGLDAVWPYVGELFRTHPVELVDAASLRPEFDAVLDQALAAATLVRPSSGELAGVSGRTGRDGVHTEQMGFLLAELQSVARAMPDAKW